The Streptomyces sp. NBC_00344 genome includes a window with the following:
- a CDS encoding class I adenylate-forming enzyme family protein, translating to MSGSIYAAKPWISQLSEAQRRPVNPAASLVHAFRETLARVPDRHALAYFDGRLTYRETDELSDSVAGHLAARGVARGDRVAVMLQNTPHFVLALLGAWKAGATVVPLNPMYKSAEVGHALSDSGAVALICSDRAWDSYLRDTAAASPVRFALTACERDLQTRDDARVLGFERLPPADDADDLVAVARQGLPAPAGRDPLATDIALISYTSGTSGTPKGAMNSHANIMVNAERQRTGHPIAEGAAYFALAPLFHITGMVCELAACLTNAGTLVLAYRFQPGVVLDAFAEHRPAYTVGPSTAFMALAADPSVTPEHFASFEVISSGGAPLPPALVEKFRAGFGPYIRNGYGLTECTAPCASVPPEKEAPVDPVSGTLSVGVPGPDTVVRIVDLKGEEVPFGEQGEIVVRGPQVVSGYWRRPEATAETFPDGELRTGDIGFMDQDGWLYVVDRMKDMINASGFKVWPREVEDVLYTHPAVREAAVVGIPDAYRGESVKAYVSLRPGETVQPGDLAAYCKERLAAYKYPHEVEILPELPKTTSGKILRRELRSQH from the coding sequence CAGCTCAGCGAGGCGCAGCGCCGACCGGTGAACCCGGCTGCCAGCCTGGTGCACGCATTCCGCGAGACGCTCGCCCGGGTGCCGGACCGTCATGCGCTCGCCTACTTCGACGGACGGCTGACCTACCGGGAGACCGACGAACTATCCGATTCGGTCGCCGGACATCTCGCGGCCCGCGGTGTGGCCCGCGGCGACCGGGTCGCGGTCATGCTGCAGAACACCCCGCACTTCGTGCTGGCGCTGCTCGGTGCCTGGAAGGCCGGGGCCACCGTCGTCCCGCTCAACCCGATGTACAAGTCGGCCGAGGTCGGCCATGCCCTGAGCGATTCCGGCGCCGTCGCGCTGATCTGTTCCGACCGTGCCTGGGACTCCTATCTCCGGGACACCGCCGCGGCCTCCCCGGTGCGGTTCGCGCTCACCGCCTGCGAGCGCGACCTGCAGACCCGTGACGACGCACGCGTCCTCGGCTTCGAGCGGCTGCCACCGGCCGACGACGCCGACGATCTGGTGGCGGTGGCCCGCCAGGGCCTCCCCGCCCCCGCCGGGCGCGACCCGCTGGCCACGGACATCGCGCTGATCAGCTACACCTCGGGCACCAGCGGTACCCCCAAGGGGGCCATGAACTCCCACGCCAACATCATGGTCAACGCCGAACGCCAGCGCACCGGCCATCCCATCGCCGAGGGGGCCGCCTACTTCGCCCTGGCGCCGCTCTTCCACATCACCGGAATGGTCTGCGAACTCGCCGCCTGCCTCACCAACGCGGGCACCCTGGTGCTGGCCTACCGCTTCCAGCCCGGCGTGGTGCTCGACGCCTTCGCGGAGCACCGCCCCGCGTACACCGTCGGTCCCTCGACGGCATTCATGGCGCTGGCCGCCGACCCGTCGGTCACCCCGGAGCACTTCGCCTCCTTCGAGGTGATCTCGTCGGGCGGCGCCCCGCTGCCGCCCGCGCTGGTCGAGAAGTTCCGTGCCGGGTTCGGCCCCTACATCCGCAACGGCTACGGGCTCACCGAGTGCACCGCGCCGTGCGCCTCGGTGCCGCCCGAGAAGGAAGCCCCCGTCGACCCCGTCTCCGGGACGCTCTCGGTGGGGGTTCCCGGCCCGGACACGGTGGTGCGCATAGTCGACCTGAAGGGCGAGGAGGTCCCCTTCGGCGAACAGGGGGAGATCGTGGTGCGCGGCCCGCAGGTCGTCTCCGGCTACTGGCGCCGCCCGGAAGCCACCGCCGAGACCTTCCCGGACGGCGAACTGCGCACCGGGGACATCGGTTTCATGGACCAGGACGGCTGGCTCTATGTCGTCGACCGGATGAAGGACATGATCAACGCCTCCGGTTTCAAGGTCTGGCCGCGCGAGGTCGAGGACGTTCTCTACACCCACCCCGCGGTCCGCGAGGCGGCCGTGGTGGGCATTCCCGACGCCTACCGCGGAGAGTCGGTCAAGGCCTACGTGAGCCTGCGTCCCGGCGAGACCGTGCAGCCAGGGGATCTTGCCGCGTACTGCAAGGAGCGCCTTGCCGCGTACAAGTATCCGCACGAGGTGGAGATCCTGCCGGAGCTGCCGAAGACGACGAGTGGGAAGATCCTGAGGCGGGAACTGCGTTCTCAGCACTGA
- a CDS encoding TetR/AcrR family transcriptional regulator translates to MAARTTDGNGIPVPQRLLAAATRLFAERGYDRTSVQEIVEAAGVTKGALYHYFGSKEDLLQEVYARVLRLQQDRLDAYAGADAPVEQRLREAAADVVVTTIENLDDAAIFFRSMHHLSPEKNKQVRVERRRYHERFRALVEEGQQDGVFSIATPADLVVDYHFGSVHHLSTWYRPDGPLTPQQVADHLADLLLRALRP, encoded by the coding sequence ATGGCAGCCAGGACGACCGACGGGAACGGTATCCCCGTTCCCCAGCGGCTGCTGGCCGCCGCCACCCGGCTCTTCGCGGAACGGGGCTACGACCGGACGTCCGTGCAGGAGATCGTCGAGGCGGCGGGCGTCACCAAGGGCGCCCTCTATCACTACTTCGGCTCCAAGGAGGACCTCCTCCAGGAGGTCTACGCCCGGGTCCTGCGACTTCAGCAGGACCGGCTCGACGCGTACGCCGGCGCTGACGCGCCCGTCGAGCAGCGGCTCCGTGAGGCTGCCGCGGACGTGGTCGTCACCACCATCGAGAATCTCGACGACGCGGCGATCTTCTTCCGCTCCATGCACCATCTGAGTCCGGAGAAGAACAAGCAGGTGCGGGTGGAGCGGCGCCGCTATCACGAGCGGTTCCGTGCGCTGGTCGAAGAGGGACAGCAGGACGGGGTGTTCTCTATCGCGACCCCCGCCGATCTGGTGGTGGACTACCACTTCGGTTCGGTCCATCACCTGTCGACCTGGTACCGCCCCGACGGTCCGCTCACGCCCCAGCAGGTGGCCGACCACCTGGCGGATCTGCTGCTCAGGGCGCTGCGGCCGTAG
- a CDS encoding acyl-CoA dehydrogenase family protein: MDFAFDARTEELRGRLLAFMDEHVLPAEAVAHEQRAKLDSPWDTPAVVDELKAEARRQGLWNLFLPDAEYGAGLTNLQYAPLAEITGRSPQLAPTALNCAAPDTGNMEVLFQFASQQQKKQWLEPLLAGEIRSAFAMTEPDVASSDATNIETRIERSGDEYVINGRKWYISGAMNPDCKIFIVMGKTDPDGADVRRQQSMILVPRDTAGLEVRRAMQVYGYEDHYHGGHAEVVFDNVRVPVSNLIGEEGGGFAIAQARLGPGRIHHCMRLIGMAERAIELMCRRAVSREAFGKPLAQQGVVQNWIADARVTVEQLRLLVLKTAWLMDTVGNRGAHTEIQSIKIATPRAVIDIIDHAVQLHGAGGVSQDFPLAELWAGARTLKLADGPDEVHQRSLARRELKKYL; the protein is encoded by the coding sequence ATGGACTTCGCATTCGACGCGCGCACCGAAGAGCTGCGCGGCAGGCTTCTCGCCTTCATGGACGAGCATGTCCTGCCGGCCGAGGCCGTCGCCCACGAGCAGCGGGCGAAGCTCGACTCCCCCTGGGACACCCCGGCCGTGGTGGACGAGCTGAAGGCCGAGGCGCGCAGGCAGGGACTGTGGAATCTCTTCCTTCCCGACGCGGAGTACGGCGCGGGGCTGACCAACCTGCAGTACGCACCACTGGCGGAGATCACCGGCCGCTCCCCGCAGCTCGCCCCGACGGCGCTGAACTGCGCGGCCCCCGACACCGGGAACATGGAGGTGCTGTTCCAGTTCGCCTCGCAGCAGCAGAAGAAGCAGTGGCTCGAGCCGTTGCTGGCCGGTGAGATCCGCTCCGCGTTCGCGATGACCGAGCCCGATGTGGCCTCGTCGGATGCGACGAACATCGAGACCCGGATCGAGCGCAGCGGTGACGAGTACGTCATCAACGGCCGCAAGTGGTACATCTCGGGGGCGATGAATCCCGACTGCAAGATCTTCATCGTGATGGGCAAGACCGACCCGGACGGGGCGGATGTCCGGCGCCAGCAGTCGATGATCCTGGTTCCGCGCGACACCGCCGGCCTCGAGGTCCGTCGCGCGATGCAGGTGTACGGCTACGAGGACCACTACCACGGCGGTCACGCCGAGGTGGTCTTCGACAACGTGCGGGTACCGGTGTCGAATCTGATCGGCGAGGAGGGCGGTGGGTTCGCCATCGCCCAGGCCCGTCTGGGCCCCGGCCGGATCCACCACTGCATGCGGCTGATCGGGATGGCCGAACGCGCGATCGAGCTGATGTGCCGGCGTGCGGTGTCCCGCGAGGCGTTCGGCAAGCCGCTGGCCCAGCAGGGCGTCGTGCAGAACTGGATCGCCGACGCCCGCGTCACGGTCGAGCAGTTGCGGTTGCTGGTACTGAAGACCGCCTGGCTGATGGACACGGTGGGCAACCGCGGCGCCCACACCGAGATCCAGTCCATCAAGATCGCCACCCCGCGTGCGGTCATCGACATCATCGACCATGCGGTGCAGCTGCACGGCGCGGGCGGCGTGAGCCAGGACTTCCCGCTCGCCGAACTCTGGGCCGGAGCACGGACGCTGAAGCTGGCGGACGGGCCGGACGAGGTGCATCAGCGGTCGCTGGCCCGGCGTGAACTGAAGAAGTACCTCTAG
- a CDS encoding phosphotransferase family protein produces the protein MSTVQPPGIDPEALRGHLDRERPGLVNGPLSARLIEGGRSNLTYSVTDGTGRWVVRRPPLGHVLATAHDMAREFRVISALHPTGVPVPEPVLLCEDESVTGSPFYVMEFVEGTPYRTADQLAPLGPERTRAAVLGLVDTLVDLHAVDPAAVGLGDFGRPEGFLDRQLRRWGKQLDASRNRDLAGIDELHAALGRELPESPAATVVHGDYRLDNVLLGDDDRINAILDWEMSTLGDPLTDLGLLVMYSSDLGIPGSPVSTTSGAAGHPSPAELIERYAARSGRDTAAIAWYTAFAWFKLAVILEGIHYRYTLGQTVGAGFDQIGGLVPVFIEHGLTTLQEG, from the coding sequence ATGAGCACAGTCCAACCACCAGGCATCGACCCCGAGGCGCTGCGCGGTCATCTCGACCGTGAGCGTCCTGGGCTGGTGAACGGACCGCTCAGCGCCAGACTCATCGAGGGCGGCCGGTCCAATCTGACGTACTCCGTCACCGACGGGACCGGCCGCTGGGTCGTCCGCAGGCCTCCGCTGGGCCACGTCCTGGCCACGGCGCATGACATGGCCCGCGAATTCCGGGTGATCAGCGCACTGCACCCGACGGGTGTCCCGGTACCGGAACCCGTGCTGCTGTGCGAGGACGAGTCGGTGACCGGCTCGCCGTTCTACGTCATGGAGTTCGTGGAGGGCACCCCCTACCGGACCGCGGACCAGCTGGCGCCTCTCGGCCCCGAGCGCACCCGGGCGGCGGTCCTCGGCCTGGTCGACACCCTCGTCGACCTGCATGCCGTCGATCCGGCGGCCGTCGGACTCGGCGACTTCGGCCGTCCCGAAGGCTTCCTGGACCGACAGCTGCGCCGCTGGGGCAAGCAGCTCGACGCCTCGCGCAACCGTGACCTGGCCGGCATCGACGAGCTGCACGCGGCACTCGGCCGGGAGCTGCCCGAATCCCCCGCCGCCACCGTGGTGCACGGCGACTACCGGCTCGACAACGTGCTGCTCGGCGACGACGACCGGATCAACGCGATCCTGGACTGGGAGATGTCGACTCTCGGTGATCCGCTGACCGACCTGGGCCTGCTGGTGATGTACAGCTCCGACCTCGGCATCCCCGGATCCCCGGTCTCCACCACCAGCGGCGCAGCGGGCCACCCCTCCCCCGCCGAACTGATCGAGCGGTACGCGGCCCGCTCCGGGCGGGACACCGCGGCGATCGCCTGGTACACCGCGTTCGCCTGGTTCAAGCTCGCCGTGATTCTCGAGGGCATCCACTACCGGTACACCCTCGGCCAGACCGTCGGCGCCGGCTTCGACCAGATCGGCGGCCTCGTGCCGGTCTTCATCGAGCACGGCCTCACCACCCTCCAGGAAGGCTGA
- a CDS encoding MBL fold metallo-hydrolase, with the protein MTAGDPYTTRLAPEVHAYVQPDGGWCINNAGFISDGGSTLLVDTAATLRRADALREAVQAAGVPLPRTVVNTHHHGDHTYGNSVFRPEATVIGHDACRAEVLAAGRQLHLMWPQTDFGDVSITPPDLTYSERLTVHVGGTEVRLIHPGVAHTIGDTVVHLPGQRIVFTGDLVFQGGTPFIPMGSLSGSLRALRMLRGLGAETVVPGHGPVTDPSAFDATERYLRFVAAAAEEGRADGLSPLETARRTDLGAFAELRESERLVANLHRAYAELDGLPEGSPLDPVLIFGDMAQMNGGVPVACHA; encoded by the coding sequence ATGACCGCAGGGGATCCGTACACGACACGTCTCGCGCCGGAGGTGCATGCCTACGTCCAGCCGGACGGCGGATGGTGCATCAACAACGCCGGGTTCATCAGCGACGGCGGTTCGACTCTCCTTGTCGACACGGCGGCGACGCTGCGACGCGCCGATGCGCTGCGCGAGGCGGTGCAGGCCGCCGGGGTGCCGCTGCCCCGGACCGTCGTCAACACGCACCATCACGGCGACCACACCTACGGCAACAGCGTGTTCCGGCCGGAGGCGACCGTCATCGGTCACGACGCCTGCCGCGCCGAGGTGCTCGCCGCCGGACGCCAGTTGCATCTGATGTGGCCGCAGACCGACTTCGGGGACGTCAGCATCACCCCTCCCGATCTCACCTACAGCGAGCGCCTCACCGTGCATGTGGGCGGGACCGAGGTGCGGCTCATCCACCCGGGGGTGGCGCACACCATCGGCGACACCGTGGTCCATCTCCCCGGGCAGCGGATCGTCTTCACCGGCGATCTGGTCTTCCAGGGCGGCACCCCCTTCATCCCGATGGGATCCCTCAGCGGCTCGCTGCGCGCGCTGCGCATGCTGCGCGGTCTCGGCGCCGAGACCGTCGTTCCAGGTCACGGCCCGGTCACCGACCCATCCGCCTTCGATGCGACCGAGCGGTACCTGCGTTTCGTCGCCGCTGCCGCCGAGGAGGGCCGGGCCGACGGTCTCAGCCCGCTGGAGACGGCCCGCCGAACGGATCTCGGGGCATTCGCGGAGCTGAGGGAGAGCGAACGGCTGGTGGCGAACCTGCACCGTGCCTACGCGGAACTGGACGGGCTGCCAGAGGGATCACCGCTCGATCCGGTGCTCATTTTCGGCGATATGGCGCAGATGAACGGTGGCGTCCCTGTGGCGTGCCACGCATAG
- a CDS encoding NADP-dependent oxidoreductase produces the protein MKAISYRGYGGPDVLEYGERPEPKVGPDSVLVKVRAAAVNPVDVKAREGHLDGALDTVFPVIPGWDVAGVVVQPGPAAPEFAVGDEVMGYVREDFLSRGTFAEYVAAPVRTLARKPLRLSFEEAAGLPLAGLTAYQVLRALEIRSDDTVLVHAAAGGVGSLAVQLALHNGARVIGTASERNHEYLRALGAEPVTYGEGLADRVRALAPGGIDAVFDTIGGDTLRTSANLLAPEGRLASIVDGEVIALGGRYVFVRPDPLDLHVLGELADQGVITVHVDRVFPLEQTADAHRLSAEGRTRGKIVVAVDWEAP, from the coding sequence ATGAAGGCGATCAGTTACCGCGGTTACGGCGGCCCCGATGTCCTGGAGTACGGCGAGCGTCCCGAGCCCAAGGTGGGGCCCGATTCGGTGCTGGTGAAGGTACGGGCAGCGGCCGTCAATCCCGTCGATGTGAAGGCCCGTGAGGGCCATCTCGACGGGGCGCTCGACACCGTCTTCCCGGTGATTCCCGGCTGGGACGTCGCCGGAGTGGTGGTGCAGCCCGGCCCTGCCGCGCCCGAGTTCGCGGTCGGTGACGAGGTCATGGGCTATGTGCGCGAGGACTTCCTGTCCCGCGGCACGTTCGCCGAATACGTGGCCGCCCCGGTGCGCACGCTGGCCAGGAAGCCGCTGCGGCTGTCCTTCGAGGAGGCGGCCGGACTGCCGCTGGCCGGGCTCACGGCGTACCAGGTGCTCAGGGCGCTGGAGATCCGCTCGGACGACACGGTCCTCGTCCACGCGGCGGCGGGCGGCGTCGGTTCCCTCGCCGTGCAGTTGGCCCTGCACAACGGCGCGCGGGTCATCGGCACCGCGAGCGAGCGCAACCACGAGTACCTGCGGGCGCTGGGGGCGGAGCCGGTGACTTACGGGGAGGGACTCGCCGACCGGGTGCGGGCCCTGGCACCCGGCGGCATCGACGCGGTGTTCGACACCATCGGCGGCGACACCCTGCGCACGTCGGCCAACCTGCTCGCCCCGGAGGGCCGGCTCGCCTCCATCGTCGACGGGGAGGTGATCGCGCTCGGCGGCCGCTATGTCTTCGTACGCCCGGACCCGCTGGATCTTCATGTGCTCGGCGAACTGGCCGACCAGGGTGTGATCACCGTGCATGTGGACCGGGTCTTCCCTCTGGAACAGACAGCCGATGCCCACAGGCTGAGCGCGGAGGGCCGGACCCGGGGCAAGATCGTCGTCGCTGTCGACTGGGAAGCCCCCTGA
- a CDS encoding DUF202 domain-containing protein has protein sequence MTARDPGLQPERTRLAWRRTTLSFAVAALLAGRQALHERTTARDIAVGAVCVLIWLSFLSVAHHRMRTVGDTPEPRTMAVRGALLAAACPVVLAVFGAVIVR, from the coding sequence ATGACCGCCCGGGATCCCGGGCTGCAGCCGGAGCGGACCCGGCTGGCCTGGCGGCGTACCACGCTGTCCTTCGCGGTGGCTGCCCTGCTGGCCGGCCGGCAGGCGCTCCACGAGCGCACCACGGCACGCGACATCGCCGTCGGGGCGGTCTGTGTGCTGATCTGGCTCAGCTTTCTGAGTGTCGCCCACCACCGGATGCGGACGGTGGGCGACACGCCCGAGCCCCGGACGATGGCGGTGCGAGGGGCTCTGCTGGCGGCGGCCTGCCCGGTGGTCCTCGCCGTGTTCGGCGCGGTGATCGTCCGCTGA
- a CDS encoding YidH family protein, producing MQSVRLWFAPERIREEGHTPDYRFSLANERTFLAWIRTALALIGGGFAVDQFLPDLPWGIRVGLALALLGSGVLCSLRAVNHWVRCEQAMRQGEALPVSRFPTVLSLAVGFVAVAMVVVVVLGLAGT from the coding sequence ATGCAGAGTGTCCGGCTCTGGTTCGCTCCCGAGCGGATCCGGGAGGAGGGCCACACCCCCGACTACCGCTTCTCGCTCGCCAATGAGCGCACCTTTCTGGCGTGGATCCGCACCGCCCTGGCGCTGATCGGCGGAGGGTTCGCCGTGGACCAGTTCCTGCCGGACCTGCCCTGGGGCATCCGCGTCGGCCTGGCGCTCGCACTGCTCGGCTCCGGGGTGCTGTGCTCCCTGCGGGCCGTCAACCACTGGGTGCGCTGCGAACAGGCCATGCGACAGGGCGAGGCGCTGCCCGTCTCCCGCTTTCCCACCGTGCTCAGCCTCGCCGTCGGGTTCGTCGCGGTGGCGATGGTCGTGGTGGTGGTTCTCGGGCTGGCCGGCACATGA
- a CDS encoding NUDIX hydrolase, whose translation MTPAPSSASPPSASPADEILDVVDASDRVIGQASRGEVYAKGLLHRCVFVLARDAEDRIFVHRRTPVKLVFPSLHDMFVGGVVGAGESYDEAALREAQEELGVSGLPAPDPLFSFLYRGSGQGWWSRVYEVRCELPVHPQAEEVAWHGFLSEQELEHRLGDWEWVPDGRAAYERFRALRSGQ comes from the coding sequence ATGACTCCCGCCCCCTCCAGCGCCTCCCCGCCCTCCGCGTCTCCCGCCGACGAGATCCTCGATGTGGTCGATGCGTCCGACCGGGTGATCGGACAGGCGTCACGCGGCGAGGTCTACGCGAAGGGGCTGCTGCACCGCTGTGTGTTCGTCCTGGCCCGCGACGCGGAGGACCGCATCTTCGTCCACCGCCGTACACCGGTGAAGCTGGTCTTCCCCTCGCTCCACGACATGTTCGTCGGCGGGGTGGTCGGCGCCGGCGAGTCCTACGACGAGGCCGCGCTGCGTGAGGCCCAGGAGGAGCTCGGGGTATCCGGGCTGCCGGCCCCCGACCCCCTGTTCTCGTTCCTCTACCGGGGGTCGGGGCAGGGCTGGTGGTCCCGGGTGTACGAGGTCAGGTGCGAGCTGCCGGTGCACCCCCAGGCCGAGGAGGTGGCCTGGCACGGCTTCCTCTCCGAGCAGGAGCTGGAGCACAGGCTCGGCGACTGGGAATGGGTGCCCGACGGACGTGCAGCGTACGAGCGGTTCAGGGCGCTCCGCTCCGGGCAATGA
- a CDS encoding DMT family transporter has product MSVLVLALSVGAACCLGFGFVLQQNAAQSAPLSDFLSLRLLLDLVRIPRWLFGIGLMVCGMVLGALALSHGEVSLVEPLLATNLLFAMALSRRQTGQPLGRQGWGGLALLAGGVSAFIVAGQPQGGTATVNPLRHWLIIGVVAGTAVLLTVCARRTRLSWGPALLALAAGLLYGLQDALTRISGQRFGDGGWTALSTGWQPYAVVVLGVSGLLLVQSAFETAPLRMSLPALTAAQPLAGIACGVGFLGDRLRTDTGALAWQAAGLAAVVAGIVLLGIHPAMPPGTGRTSRERMAA; this is encoded by the coding sequence GTGTCGGTCCTGGTTCTCGCGCTCTCCGTCGGTGCGGCCTGCTGCCTCGGCTTCGGGTTCGTGCTGCAGCAGAACGCCGCACAGAGCGCCCCGCTCAGCGACTTCCTGTCCCTGCGCCTGCTGCTGGACCTCGTACGGATACCGCGCTGGCTCTTCGGGATCGGACTCATGGTGTGCGGGATGGTGCTCGGGGCACTCGCGCTGAGCCATGGCGAGGTGTCACTGGTCGAGCCGCTGCTCGCGACGAATCTGCTCTTCGCCATGGCGCTGTCCCGCCGCCAGACAGGACAGCCGCTCGGCAGACAGGGCTGGGGCGGGCTCGCCCTGCTGGCCGGCGGGGTCTCCGCGTTCATCGTGGCGGGTCAGCCGCAGGGCGGTACGGCGACGGTCAATCCGCTCAGGCACTGGCTGATCATCGGGGTGGTCGCCGGGACCGCGGTGCTGCTCACGGTCTGCGCCCGGCGGACCCGGCTGAGCTGGGGCCCCGCGCTGCTCGCGCTGGCCGCCGGGCTGCTGTACGGGCTCCAGGACGCGCTGACCCGGATCAGCGGGCAGCGCTTCGGCGACGGCGGCTGGACCGCGCTGAGCACCGGGTGGCAGCCGTACGCGGTGGTGGTTCTCGGCGTGAGCGGCCTCCTCCTGGTGCAGAGCGCCTTCGAGACCGCGCCGCTGAGGATGTCGCTGCCCGCGCTGACGGCCGCCCAGCCGCTGGCCGGGATCGCCTGCGGCGTCGGATTCCTGGGCGACCGGCTGCGTACCGACACCGGAGCGCTGGCCTGGCAGGCGGCGGGCCTGGCCGCGGTGGTCGCCGGGATCGTGCTGCTGGGAATCCATCCGGCGATGCCGCCAGGGACCGGCCGCACATCACGGGAGAGGATGGCGGCATGA
- a CDS encoding FAD-binding dehydrogenase, giving the protein MAYDADVIVIGAGLAGLVATAELVDAGKRVILLDQEPEQSIGGQAHWSFGGLFFVDSPEQRRFRIKDSRELAMQDWLGTAGFDRAEDHWPRRWAEAYVDFASGEKRAWLHRQGMRFFPVVGWAERGGYEATGHGNSVPRFHITWGTGPGVVEPFERRVRDGVARGLVQLGFRHRVTGLTGTDGAVDTVTGEVLEASGAERGTASSREVTGSFELRAQAVIITSGGIGGNHDLVRAQWPERLGTPPEHMLSGVPAHVDGLMLGIAEAAGGRQINRDRMWHYTEGIQNWNPIWAKHGIRILPGPSSLWFDARGKRLPVPLFPGFDTLGTLDHIMKSGHDYTWFVLDQRIIGKEFALSGSEQNPDLTGKSVRGVIGRARAEVPAPVKAFMDHGADFVVEKDLASLVRGMNALTEEPLIDEAALRREIVARDREITNPFTKDLQVMSIRGARKYLGDKLIRTASPHRILDPGAGPLIAVKLHIVTRKSLGGLETDLSSRVLTDGGEPLAGVYAAGEAAGFGGGGVHGYRSLEGTFLGGCIFSGRTAGRAAAQAVG; this is encoded by the coding sequence ATGGCGTACGACGCTGATGTGATCGTGATCGGGGCCGGCCTCGCCGGTCTGGTCGCCACCGCCGAACTGGTCGACGCGGGGAAGAGAGTGATTCTCCTCGACCAGGAACCCGAGCAGTCGATCGGCGGGCAGGCGCACTGGTCCTTCGGCGGTCTCTTCTTCGTGGACTCGCCGGAGCAGCGCCGCTTCCGCATCAAGGACAGCCGTGAGCTGGCCATGCAGGACTGGCTGGGCACAGCAGGCTTCGACCGCGCGGAGGACCACTGGCCCCGCCGCTGGGCCGAGGCCTACGTCGACTTCGCCTCCGGCGAGAAGCGGGCCTGGCTGCACCGGCAGGGGATGCGATTCTTCCCGGTCGTCGGCTGGGCCGAGCGGGGCGGGTACGAGGCGACCGGGCACGGGAATTCGGTGCCGCGCTTCCACATCACCTGGGGCACCGGGCCAGGTGTCGTCGAGCCGTTCGAGCGGCGGGTGCGGGACGGTGTGGCGCGCGGACTGGTGCAGCTCGGATTCCGCCACCGGGTGACCGGCCTCACCGGCACGGACGGAGCGGTGGACACGGTGACCGGCGAGGTGCTGGAGGCGAGCGGCGCGGAGCGTGGCACGGCGAGCAGCCGGGAGGTCACCGGCAGCTTCGAGCTCAGGGCGCAGGCGGTGATCATCACCTCCGGCGGGATCGGCGGCAACCACGATCTCGTACGGGCCCAGTGGCCCGAACGGCTCGGCACTCCGCCGGAGCACATGCTCTCCGGAGTGCCCGCACACGTCGACGGGCTGATGCTCGGCATCGCCGAGGCGGCGGGCGGCCGCCAGATCAACCGTGACCGGATGTGGCACTACACCGAGGGAATCCAGAACTGGAATCCGATCTGGGCCAAGCACGGCATCCGGATTCTGCCCGGCCCCTCGTCCCTCTGGTTCGATGCCCGGGGCAAGCGCCTTCCGGTGCCGCTCTTCCCCGGCTTCGACACCCTCGGCACGCTCGACCACATCATGAAGTCGGGCCACGACTACACCTGGTTCGTCCTCGACCAGCGGATCATCGGCAAGGAGTTCGCGCTGTCGGGCTCCGAGCAGAACCCGGACCTGACCGGGAAGTCGGTCCGTGGCGTCATCGGCCGGGCGCGAGCGGAGGTTCCCGCTCCGGTCAAGGCGTTCATGGACCATGGTGCGGACTTCGTCGTCGAGAAGGATCTGGCCTCTCTGGTGCGGGGCATGAACGCACTCACCGAGGAGCCGCTCATCGACGAGGCCGCACTGCGCCGGGAGATCGTCGCCCGCGACCGGGAGATCACCAACCCCTTCACCAAGGACCTCCAGGTGATGTCGATCCGCGGTGCCCGCAAGTACCTCGGCGACAAGCTCATCCGTACGGCTTCCCCGCACCGCATCCTGGATCCCGGCGCGGGACCGCTGATCGCGGTCAAGCTGCACATCGTGACCCGGAAGTCGCTCGGCGGCCTGGAAACGGATCTCTCGTCCCGGGTCCTCACGGATGGCGGAGAGCCGCTGGCCGGGGTGTACGCGGCGGGAGAGGCGGCGGGATTCGGGGGCGGCGGTGTGCACGGGTACCGGTCGCTCGAGGGCACCTTCCTCGGCGGGTGCATCTTCTCGGGGCGGACGGCGGGGAGGGCCGCGGCGCAAGCAGTCGGCTGA
- a CDS encoding ASCH domain-containing protein, protein MENREPLKPCLLAFPGPLRDQLVNAVLSGEKVSTTGLLAEYEAEREELPPVGERSALIDSNGREIAVLEVVEVRVLRLGDVDLQHALDEGEGYATVAEWRAGHERFWHSEEMRVALGNTEFTVDDETKVVAERFRVVERL, encoded by the coding sequence ATGGAGAACCGCGAACCGCTCAAGCCCTGTCTGCTCGCCTTCCCCGGCCCGTTGCGCGATCAACTGGTGAACGCCGTGCTCAGCGGCGAGAAGGTCTCGACGACCGGTCTGCTCGCCGAGTACGAGGCCGAGCGGGAGGAGCTTCCCCCGGTGGGCGAACGCTCGGCCCTGATCGATTCGAACGGCCGTGAGATCGCCGTACTCGAGGTGGTGGAGGTACGGGTGCTGCGGCTGGGTGATGTCGATCTCCAGCACGCGCTCGACGAGGGCGAGGGTTATGCGACGGTCGCCGAGTGGCGGGCGGGCCACGAACGCTTCTGGCACAGCGAGGAGATGCGAGTGGCCCTGGGGAACACGGAGTTCACCGTGGACGACGAGACCAAGGTGGTGGCGGAGCGGTTCCGGGTGGTCGAGCGGTTGTAG